A single genomic interval of Haloterrigena salifodinae harbors:
- a CDS encoding alpha/beta fold hydrolase, whose protein sequence is MPRDDTLAGIESHVADTDRLETHYLEAGAPNGATEADGTVVFVHGNVSSSRFFEDVMSELSAGYRAIAPDLRGYGDSETKPIDATNGLQDFEADLRALFSELNLEEPVTLVGWSNGGGVAMRYAIDNPESVDSLVLVNPLSPYGFGGTKDEEGTPCFDDYAGSGGGLGNEEFVAGLAERDRGEEGQSSPRKVLRTFYVDPSYVFDEEREESYLTGMLDTATGDENYPGDAVESENWPGVAPGEHGVNNAISPKYCDLEAITDIDPDEKPPVLWIRGDSDQIVSNESVFDVGTLGRMGQVPDWPGEDVFPPQPMVDQTRAVLDEYADSGGEFEEVVFGNTGHAPHIEVPGDFRDKLEGALDG, encoded by the coding sequence ATGCCTCGAGACGACACCCTCGCCGGCATCGAATCGCACGTCGCCGACACCGACCGCCTCGAAACCCACTACCTCGAGGCCGGCGCCCCGAACGGGGCCACCGAGGCCGACGGAACCGTCGTCTTCGTCCACGGGAACGTCTCCTCGTCGCGCTTTTTCGAAGACGTGATGAGCGAACTGTCGGCCGGCTATCGCGCCATCGCGCCGGACCTACGGGGGTACGGAGACTCCGAGACGAAGCCGATCGATGCGACGAACGGCCTCCAAGACTTCGAGGCGGATCTCCGCGCGCTATTTTCAGAACTGAACCTCGAGGAGCCCGTGACGCTGGTCGGCTGGTCGAACGGTGGGGGCGTCGCGATGCGGTACGCGATCGACAATCCCGAGTCGGTCGACTCGCTCGTCCTGGTCAACCCGCTCTCGCCGTACGGCTTCGGCGGGACGAAAGACGAGGAGGGAACGCCGTGTTTCGACGACTACGCCGGCTCCGGCGGGGGGCTGGGCAACGAGGAGTTCGTCGCGGGACTCGCCGAACGGGACCGCGGCGAGGAGGGTCAATCCTCGCCGCGGAAGGTCCTGCGGACGTTCTACGTCGATCCGAGCTACGTGTTCGACGAGGAGCGCGAGGAGTCGTACCTGACGGGGATGCTCGACACCGCGACCGGCGACGAGAACTACCCCGGCGACGCGGTCGAGAGCGAGAACTGGCCCGGCGTCGCGCCCGGGGAACACGGCGTGAACAACGCCATCTCGCCGAAGTACTGCGACCTCGAGGCGATCACCGATATCGATCCGGACGAGAAACCGCCCGTTCTGTGGATCCGCGGCGACTCCGATCAAATCGTCTCTAACGAGTCCGTCTTCGACGTGGGCACGCTCGGCCGGATGGGACAGGTCCCCGACTGGCCCGGCGAGGACGTCTTCCCGCCCCAGCCGATGGTCGACCAGACCCGTGCCGTCCTCGACGAGTACGCCGATTCGGGCGGCGAGTTCGAGGAGGTCGTCTTCGGGAACACCGGCCACGCGCCCCACATCGAGGTGCCCGGCGACTTCCGCGACAAACTCGAG
- a CDS encoding PTS fructose transporter subunit IIB has translation MKFVAVTSCPTGIAHSQMAAENLEQTATDLGHEIDVEVQGAMGQENELSSDAIAEADAVIIAADTSVNRDRFEGKPVVKAPVKDAVNDVEELFERAIAAADGEASSAESAQPAGAADSGTETAGSGAPSRGGDPSKGLFARLKRLLS, from the coding sequence ATGAAATTCGTCGCAGTAACGTCCTGTCCGACGGGTATCGCACACAGCCAGATGGCGGCCGAAAACCTAGAGCAGACCGCGACCGATCTCGGCCACGAGATCGACGTCGAGGTTCAGGGCGCCATGGGCCAGGAGAACGAACTCTCGAGCGACGCGATCGCCGAGGCGGACGCGGTGATAATCGCCGCGGACACGTCGGTGAACCGGGATCGCTTCGAGGGGAAACCGGTCGTCAAGGCGCCGGTGAAAGACGCCGTCAACGACGTCGAGGAACTCTTCGAGCGAGCGATCGCGGCGGCCGACGGCGAGGCGTCGAGCGCCGAATCAGCGCAGCCGGCGGGAGCGGCCGACTCCGGCACCGAGACGGCCGGTTCGGGCGCGCCGAGCCGGGGCGGCGATCCCTCGAAGGGACTGTTCGCCAGACTCAAACGACTCCTCTCCTGA
- the ptsP gene encoding phosphoenolpyruvate--protein phosphotransferase, translating to MAANESAPRAHEGTGVTPLSGVGSAVWYDPNADLELGEPPAAEAVNPDTERERFEDARDRARAELEHERERTAERVGEDEAAVFDAHKQFVDDPQITDGVESAIDDGLPAEHAVETAFEDPIEQFEGMDGRMAERADDLRDVRDRLLRLLTDADRVDLASLSTGSILLAERLTPSDTAQLDSERVAGFATIEGGRTSHAAIFARSLGIPAVVGVGEDLESIDDGADVLVDGEDGAVIADPTPDQRERAAAGRDVEIREEPVATADGRSVEVAANVGTLAELEGAVAQGADGIGLFRTEFLFLDREAPPDEDEQFEVYREALAAFPEGRVVVRTLDVGGDKPIPYLETPDADNPFLGQRGIRRSLGPDADLFETQLRALLRAAAAESGTLSVMFPMVATVPELEAALETVADVAADLESEEIEHELPELGAMIETPSAAFIAEELAERVDFLSIGTNDLTQYVMAAARENERVADLRDPCEPAVLRAIERTVAAADAGDAWIGMCGEMAGDPDLASLLVGLGLDELSMSAVTIPEVKAAIADLETDAAEALANRATDAATRTTVYEHVNTTTDQ from the coding sequence ATGGCCGCCAACGAGTCCGCACCGCGAGCGCACGAGGGAACCGGCGTCACGCCGCTGTCCGGCGTCGGCAGCGCCGTCTGGTACGATCCGAACGCCGACCTCGAGCTCGGCGAGCCGCCGGCGGCCGAGGCGGTCAATCCTGACACCGAGCGCGAGCGGTTCGAGGACGCCCGCGACCGCGCCCGAGCGGAACTCGAGCACGAGCGCGAACGGACCGCCGAGCGCGTCGGCGAGGACGAGGCCGCGGTGTTCGACGCCCACAAGCAGTTCGTCGACGATCCGCAGATCACCGACGGCGTCGAGTCGGCTATCGACGACGGCCTGCCAGCCGAGCACGCGGTCGAAACCGCCTTCGAGGACCCGATCGAGCAGTTCGAGGGGATGGACGGCCGGATGGCCGAGCGCGCCGACGACCTCCGCGACGTGCGGGACCGACTGCTGCGACTGCTGACCGACGCGGATCGCGTCGACCTCGCCTCGCTGTCGACCGGTTCGATCCTGCTGGCCGAGCGACTGACGCCGAGCGACACCGCTCAGCTCGATTCCGAGCGCGTCGCCGGCTTCGCGACGATCGAGGGTGGCCGGACCTCCCACGCCGCAATCTTCGCCCGCTCGCTGGGGATCCCCGCCGTCGTCGGCGTCGGTGAGGACCTCGAGTCGATCGACGACGGCGCCGACGTGCTGGTCGACGGCGAGGACGGCGCGGTGATCGCCGATCCGACGCCCGACCAGCGCGAGCGTGCGGCCGCAGGTCGCGACGTCGAGATACGCGAGGAGCCGGTCGCGACAGCCGACGGACGTTCCGTCGAGGTCGCGGCCAACGTCGGCACCCTCGCGGAACTCGAGGGCGCCGTCGCGCAGGGCGCGGACGGGATCGGTCTCTTCCGGACCGAGTTCCTCTTTCTCGACCGCGAGGCGCCGCCGGACGAGGACGAGCAGTTCGAGGTCTACCGCGAGGCGCTCGCGGCGTTTCCCGAGGGGCGGGTCGTCGTGCGGACACTCGACGTGGGCGGCGACAAGCCGATCCCCTACCTCGAGACCCCCGACGCGGACAACCCGTTCCTCGGCCAGCGGGGGATCCGCCGCTCGCTCGGTCCCGACGCCGACCTCTTCGAGACCCAGCTCCGGGCGCTGTTGCGAGCGGCCGCCGCCGAATCGGGGACGCTCTCGGTGATGTTCCCGATGGTGGCGACCGTTCCGGAGCTCGAGGCGGCCCTCGAGACGGTCGCGGACGTCGCGGCCGACCTCGAGTCCGAGGAGATCGAACACGAGCTGCCGGAGCTGGGCGCGATGATCGAGACGCCCAGCGCCGCCTTCATCGCTGAGGAACTGGCCGAGCGCGTCGACTTCCTCAGCATCGGCACGAACGACCTCACCCAGTACGTGATGGCCGCCGCTCGGGAGAACGAGCGCGTCGCCGACCTCCGGGATCCCTGCGAGCCGGCCGTCCTCCGGGCGATCGAGCGCACCGTCGCGGCCGCCGACGCCGGCGACGCCTGGATCGGGATGTGCGGCGAGATGGCCGGCGATCCCGACCTGGCGTCGCTGCTCGTCGGGCTCGGGCTCGACGAACTCAGCATGAGCGCCGTCACGATCCCCGAGGTGAAGGCCGCGATCGCCGACCTCGAGACCGACGCGGCCGAAGCGCTCGCGAACCGAGCGACCGACGCGGCCACGAGAACGACCGTGTACGAGCACGTCAACACCACCACAGACCAATGA
- the ptsH1 gene encoding phosphocarrier protein HPr, whose translation MERTVTVVPEDGLHARPAAKFVETASEFDADVRVAPADGDDPVDAASMLAVTSLGVASGEDVRLIAEGDDAEAALDDLEELLTTPETESAAESSSGT comes from the coding sequence ATGGAGCGCACCGTCACCGTGGTTCCCGAGGACGGACTCCACGCACGGCCGGCCGCGAAGTTCGTCGAGACCGCGAGCGAGTTCGACGCTGACGTGCGGGTCGCTCCGGCCGACGGGGACGACCCGGTCGACGCGGCGAGCATGCTCGCCGTGACCAGCCTCGGCGTCGCCAGCGGCGAGGATGTCCGGCTGATCGCCGAGGGCGACGACGCCGAGGCGGCCCTCGACGACCTCGAGGAACTGCTCACGACGCCCGAAACCGAGTCCGCGGCCGAATCGAGTTCGGGGACCTGA
- a CDS encoding PTS sugar transporter subunit IIA, with translation MTVSEPTIDAVLTPELITLEEPPAEKAAAIEFLLDRAVDAGRVTDREAALEALLAREEETTTGVGMGIGIPHAKTDAVAEPTIVFARSSAGIDFDAMDGEPATLLFMLLVPAEGGEDHLELLSSLSRALMHDDVRERLHEADSKAAIEETITEAVA, from the coding sequence ATGACTGTGTCCGAACCCACAATCGACGCCGTACTGACCCCCGAACTGATCACGCTCGAGGAACCGCCCGCAGAGAAGGCGGCCGCGATCGAGTTCCTGCTCGACCGCGCGGTCGACGCCGGCCGCGTCACCGACCGCGAGGCGGCCCTCGAGGCGCTGCTCGCCCGCGAGGAGGAGACGACGACCGGCGTCGGCATGGGGATCGGCATCCCGCACGCGAAGACCGACGCGGTCGCCGAGCCGACCATCGTCTTCGCGCGCTCCTCGGCCGGCATCGACTTCGACGCGATGGACGGCGAGCCGGCGACGCTGCTGTTCATGCTGCTCGTCCCCGCCGAGGGCGGCGAGGACCACCTCGAGCTCCTAAGTTCGCTCTCGCGGGCCCTGATGCACGACGACGTCCGCGAGCGCCTCCACGAGGCCGACTCGAAGGCGGCGATCGAAGAGACGATCACGGAGGCGGTCGCGTGA
- a CDS encoding PTS fructose transporter subunit IIC produces MENDVESRLRAHLLSVKEDLMTGVSFMIPFVTIGGIFLALAFMVAELPWTAGNTETVFEETGSIAWYMAQIGDLGLTIMIPVLGGYIAYAVADKPGLAPGFILSWAIQQEAIIEAAGLVIGFEANGAAAGFLGAIVAGLLAGYVARWMKGWSVPSVVSQMMPILVIPVFTTLLLAPIVILGLGVPIAMIDDALTSALEGMQGSNAILLGAILGGMMAVDMGGPINKVAYVFGTVLVADQIFAPMAAVMIGGMVPPLGLALSNFIAPQKYSAEMYENAKAAVPLGLAFITEGAIPYAAADPLRVIPSAVLGSSTAGAAALWLGVTMPAPHGGIFVVILSSSALLFLACIALGTAVTATVATLIKPDYHERVAGAEPAKSVTDSGQTND; encoded by the coding sequence ATGGAAAACGATGTAGAATCACGACTCCGCGCCCACCTCCTCTCGGTCAAGGAGGATCTGATGACGGGCGTGTCGTTCATGATCCCGTTCGTGACGATCGGCGGGATCTTCCTCGCGCTCGCGTTCATGGTGGCGGAACTGCCGTGGACGGCTGGCAACACCGAAACGGTGTTCGAGGAGACGGGGTCGATCGCGTGGTACATGGCCCAGATCGGCGATCTCGGGCTGACAATTATGATCCCCGTCTTGGGCGGGTACATCGCGTACGCGGTCGCGGACAAGCCCGGTCTCGCGCCCGGGTTCATCCTCTCGTGGGCGATCCAGCAGGAGGCGATCATCGAGGCCGCCGGCCTGGTCATCGGATTCGAAGCCAACGGGGCCGCCGCCGGCTTCCTCGGGGCGATCGTCGCCGGGCTGCTCGCGGGCTATGTCGCTCGCTGGATGAAGGGATGGTCGGTACCGTCGGTCGTCTCCCAGATGATGCCGATCCTCGTGATTCCCGTCTTCACGACGCTGCTGCTCGCCCCGATCGTCATCCTCGGACTCGGCGTCCCGATCGCCATGATCGACGACGCGCTGACGTCCGCGCTCGAGGGCATGCAGGGGTCGAACGCCATCCTGCTCGGAGCGATCCTCGGCGGGATGATGGCGGTCGACATGGGCGGCCCGATCAACAAGGTCGCGTACGTGTTCGGGACCGTCCTCGTCGCGGACCAGATCTTCGCGCCGATGGCCGCCGTGATGATCGGCGGGATGGTCCCGCCGCTGGGCCTCGCGCTCTCGAACTTCATCGCGCCCCAGAAGTACTCCGCGGAGATGTACGAGAACGCGAAGGCGGCCGTTCCGCTCGGCCTCGCCTTCATCACGGAAGGGGCGATTCCCTACGCCGCCGCCGATCCGCTCCGGGTGATTCCGTCGGCGGTCCTTGGCAGCTCGACGGCCGGCGCGGCCGCCCTCTGGCTCGGCGTGACGATGCCGGCGCCCCACGGCGGCATCTTCGTCGTGATCCTCTCGAGCAGCGCGCTGCTGTTCCTTGCCTGCATCGCGCTCGGAACGGCGGTCACCGCAACGGTCGCCACGCTGATCAAGCCTGACTACCACGAGCGCGTCGCCGGCGCCGAACCCGCGAAATCCGTAACCGACTCCGGACAGACGAACGACTGA
- the pfkB gene encoding 1-phosphofructokinase, translated as MIASVTLNPAVDYTVELSEPLTDGAVARSDEHRYDAGGKGINVSKYLTELGVETVATGVAGGFLGRSLLERLSAAAIDADFVEIDGETRLNTTLLGPDGEYKINQNGPRIAPPAIEEIVDTLQRHDPETVVIAGSLPPGTGPETIDRLAAAGPWETVVDVGGATLANLEAEYALCKPNHEELAAATGRRVDDVQSAIAAAEELQTAGFERVVASLGADGAIMATPDRTLCAPAADVDVVDTVGAGDALLSGVLAARARQESDAVALRSGVAVASRVVSVSGTRAPSLTGLRDERESISVSAY; from the coding sequence ATGATCGCTAGCGTGACGCTCAATCCGGCCGTCGACTACACGGTCGAACTCTCCGAACCGCTGACCGACGGGGCCGTCGCCCGCTCCGACGAGCACCGTTACGACGCGGGCGGCAAGGGGATCAACGTCTCGAAGTACCTGACCGAACTCGGCGTCGAGACCGTCGCGACCGGCGTCGCCGGCGGCTTCCTCGGGCGCTCGCTCCTCGAGCGACTCTCCGCGGCGGCGATCGACGCCGACTTCGTCGAGATCGACGGCGAGACGCGGCTCAACACTACCCTCCTCGGCCCCGACGGGGAGTACAAGATCAACCAGAACGGCCCCCGGATCGCTCCGCCGGCGATCGAGGAGATCGTCGACACGCTCCAGAGACACGATCCCGAGACAGTCGTGATCGCCGGCAGCCTGCCACCGGGAACCGGCCCCGAGACGATCGACCGCCTGGCCGCGGCCGGCCCCTGGGAGACGGTCGTCGACGTCGGCGGGGCGACCCTCGCCAACCTCGAGGCCGAGTACGCGCTCTGCAAGCCCAACCACGAGGAGCTCGCGGCGGCGACGGGACGGCGCGTGGACGACGTGCAGTCGGCGATCGCGGCCGCCGAGGAGCTTCAGACGGCCGGATTCGAGCGCGTCGTCGCGTCCCTGGGCGCCGACGGCGCGATCATGGCGACGCCCGACCGAACGCTGTGCGCGCCGGCGGCAGACGTCGACGTAGTCGACACCGTCGGGGCGGGCGACGCCCTGCTGTCGGGCGTGCTCGCCGCTCGGGCCCGCCAGGAATCGGACGCGGTCGCGCTCAGATCGGGCGTCGCCGTCGCCTCCCGGGTGGTCTCGGTGTCGGGGACGCGAGCGCCGTCGCTGACGGGGCTCCGGGACGAACGCGAGTCGATCAGCGTCTCCGCGTACTGA
- the glpR gene encoding HTH-type transcriptional regulator GlpR, whose translation MLPEQRKRTIVELVSERDGCSVEELSAELDVSKATIRRDLDALEEERLVERSHGGAVPVTAVGREQTYVQKEVQNLEAKTAIGERAATEIHDGQVVFFDSGTTTMQVAKRAPTDTAFIPVTNSPLLALELGKNADDVKLTGGTLRHRTRALVGPSAEAFMDRTNFDLLFLGTNGIAGDGSLTTPNEDEARIKELMVESAERVVLVTDETKFGERSFVEFASLADVDVLVTDAEPAGEIEEACAAADVTVGVEVPDDR comes from the coding sequence ATGTTACCCGAACAGCGCAAACGGACGATCGTCGAACTCGTGTCGGAGCGGGACGGTTGCTCCGTCGAGGAACTGTCCGCCGAACTCGACGTCTCGAAGGCGACCATTCGGCGGGATCTGGACGCCCTCGAGGAGGAGCGTCTCGTCGAGCGATCCCACGGCGGTGCCGTCCCGGTGACGGCGGTCGGACGCGAGCAGACGTACGTCCAGAAGGAAGTCCAGAATCTCGAGGCGAAGACCGCGATCGGCGAGCGCGCCGCGACGGAGATCCACGACGGGCAGGTCGTCTTCTTCGACTCGGGAACGACGACGATGCAGGTCGCAAAGCGGGCGCCGACCGACACGGCGTTCATTCCGGTGACGAACTCGCCGCTGCTGGCGCTCGAGCTCGGGAAGAACGCCGACGACGTCAAGCTCACCGGCGGGACGCTCCGCCACCGGACGCGGGCGCTCGTCGGTCCCAGCGCGGAGGCGTTCATGGATCGGACGAACTTCGACCTGCTCTTTCTGGGGACGAACGGTATCGCCGGCGACGGGAGCCTAACGACGCCGAACGAGGACGAGGCCCGGATCAAGGAGCTGATGGTCGAGAGCGCCGAGCGGGTCGTCCTCGTCACGGACGAGACCAAATTCGGCGAGCGGAGCTTCGTCGAGTTCGCGTCGCTCGCCGACGTGGATGTGCTGGTGACCGACGCGGAACCGGCCGGCGAGATCGAGGAGGCCTGCGCGGCGGCCGACGTGACCGTCGGCGTGGAGGTGCCGGATGATCGCTAG
- the leuB gene encoding 3-isopropylmalate dehydrogenase has product MTHEIAVIPGDGIGQEVTPAAVDVLESLEIDFEFTEADAGDAVKEETGEALPQETYDLAASADATLFGAAGETAADVILPLRTAVDSFVNIRPAKAYPGIDAVRPETDLVFLRENTEGVYSGIEDRLTQDVSTLTRVVTESASERLAEFACDYVEDGDHDGFTIAHKANVMRETDGLFRDTVNSVADENGVETDEVLMDAFATRVCLDPEQFDVVVCPNLAGDVLSDLAAGLVGGLGLLPSANVGPERGLFEPVHGTAPDIAGEGVANPAATIVSAAMLLEYLGYDEESDRVHEAVEDTLENGPRTPDLGGNASTEDVTDAIIERL; this is encoded by the coding sequence ATGACTCACGAGATCGCCGTCATCCCGGGCGACGGAATCGGACAGGAAGTCACTCCCGCCGCGGTCGACGTGCTCGAGTCCCTCGAGATCGACTTCGAGTTCACCGAAGCGGACGCGGGCGACGCGGTGAAAGAAGAAACCGGCGAGGCGCTGCCCCAGGAAACCTACGATCTGGCGGCGTCGGCCGACGCGACGCTGTTCGGCGCGGCCGGCGAGACCGCGGCCGACGTCATCCTGCCGCTCCGGACGGCCGTCGACTCCTTCGTCAACATCCGCCCCGCGAAGGCCTACCCCGGCATCGACGCCGTCCGACCCGAGACGGACCTGGTCTTCCTCCGCGAGAACACGGAGGGCGTCTACTCGGGGATCGAGGACCGGCTGACCCAGGACGTCTCGACGCTGACTCGCGTCGTCACCGAATCGGCCTCGGAGCGACTCGCCGAGTTCGCCTGCGACTACGTCGAAGACGGCGACCACGACGGCTTCACGATCGCCCACAAGGCCAACGTCATGCGCGAGACGGATGGCCTCTTCCGCGACACCGTCAACTCCGTCGCCGACGAGAACGGCGTCGAGACCGACGAAGTGCTGATGGACGCATTCGCGACGCGGGTCTGTCTCGACCCCGAACAGTTCGATGTCGTCGTCTGTCCGAACCTCGCGGGCGACGTACTCTCGGATCTCGCCGCGGGGCTGGTCGGCGGGCTCGGCCTCCTGCCATCGGCCAACGTCGGTCCCGAGCGCGGTCTGTTCGAACCCGTCCACGGCACCGCGCCCGACATCGCCGGCGAGGGCGTCGCGAACCCGGCCGCGACGATCGTCTCTGCCGCCATGCTCCTCGAGTACCTTGGTTACGACGAGGAAAGTGACCGCGTCCACGAGGCCGTCGAGGACACCCTCGAGAACGGGCCGCGGACGCCCGATCTGGGCGGCAACGCGTCGACCGAGGACGTGACCGACGCGATTATCGAACGATTGTAA
- a CDS encoding DMT family transporter: MSRSLDAPLFVLLAVLWGFSFPAISVGLEYLPPLLFAAARYEIAAVLLLTAAIVRVEKWLPTARNDLAAVAGGGVFLIAGNGLLFLGQQTVPSGVAAILQGLVPILTALWAIPLLGERLSGLGAVGAAVGFFGVGLVVQPDPGNLLAGDTGARLLIVGQVCSVALGGVLIQRAGPTLEQLPLVGWSMLVGGLVLHAVSLGAGEGLGAAAIGPASLTALLYLGVFATAVAFMIYFTILEEHGAFEAALIGYLVPIVATVAGVVLLGESIGALTIAGFALVAVGFALLKRRTIADAVGVSTGVGSP, translated from the coding sequence ATGTCTCGGTCCCTCGACGCGCCGCTTTTTGTGTTGCTCGCCGTTCTCTGGGGATTCTCATTTCCGGCGATTTCGGTCGGCCTCGAGTATCTCCCGCCGTTGCTCTTCGCGGCCGCCCGGTACGAAATCGCCGCCGTCCTGTTGCTGACGGCGGCTATCGTCCGCGTCGAGAAGTGGCTACCGACCGCCCGAAACGACCTCGCGGCGGTCGCGGGCGGCGGCGTCTTCCTCATCGCCGGGAACGGGCTGCTCTTCCTCGGCCAGCAGACGGTCCCCAGCGGCGTCGCCGCGATCCTACAGGGACTGGTACCGATCCTGACCGCGCTGTGGGCGATCCCGCTGCTGGGCGAGCGGCTCTCGGGGCTCGGGGCCGTCGGCGCTGCCGTCGGTTTCTTCGGCGTCGGCCTGGTCGTCCAGCCCGATCCCGGAAACCTCCTCGCGGGCGACACCGGCGCGCGGCTGCTCATCGTCGGACAGGTCTGTAGCGTCGCGCTCGGCGGCGTCCTGATCCAGCGGGCCGGCCCGACCCTCGAACAGTTGCCGCTGGTCGGCTGGTCGATGCTCGTCGGCGGCCTCGTCCTCCACGCCGTTAGCCTCGGCGCCGGCGAGGGACTGGGCGCCGCCGCGATCGGTCCCGCTTCGCTGACCGCCCTTCTCTACCTCGGGGTCTTCGCAACCGCCGTCGCCTTCATGATCTACTTCACGATCCTCGAGGAACACGGCGCGTTCGAGGCGGCGCTGATCGGCTACCTGGTACCGATCGTCGCGACCGTCGCGGGCGTCGTCCTGCTCGGCGAATCGATCGGCGCGCTGACGATCGCCGGCTTCGCGCTGGTCGCCGTCGGCTTCGCCCTGCTCAAGCGCCGAACCATCGCCGACGCGGTGGGAGTCTCGACGGGCGTCGGCAGTCCGTGA
- a CDS encoding HalOD1 output domain-containing protein, which yields MHPSIATALSRIVAREGCDRTALPPVYEAIDPEALTAVLESNGDVSVRFAYGDYRVVIGPGSDEVVIDEAR from the coding sequence ATGCACCCATCAATCGCCACGGCACTGTCACGTATCGTGGCCCGTGAGGGCTGTGATCGGACGGCACTGCCACCGGTGTACGAGGCAATCGACCCCGAGGCGCTGACCGCGGTGCTCGAGTCGAACGGGGACGTGTCCGTTCGCTTCGCATACGGCGACTACCGCGTCGTGATCGGCCCCGGGTCAGACGAGGTGGTGATCGACGAGGCTCGATAA
- a CDS encoding succinylglutamate desuccinylase/aspartoacylase family protein — protein sequence MWDPFTSNNSGREDNKLNRRSCLKGLGTAGATLATGLTAASGTAAATSEWSYMVQKGLAEETPVHVVAGEGYGPTVMVVGGMHGDEPAGYNSAARIARWNIKSGRLMVIPEACKPAVRKGNRLSDRSGDGNLQDLNREFPAGKTPWSPLARGIWNVVADKDIDFLLDLHSSSGLYKWGNGGGVGQGIFATNAGEADQVRRRLQSYLNDGFIDNDTYKFTGATAGEDGSKRMLKHKVGADLNTPAILFETYRGLSDERQETLTTSAVYNVCRRKGMFDK from the coding sequence GTGTGGGATCCATTTACGTCGAATAATTCGGGTCGCGAAGACAACAAACTAAACCGGCGATCGTGCCTGAAGGGGCTCGGTACGGCCGGTGCCACCCTGGCGACTGGACTGACGGCTGCCAGTGGTACCGCCGCGGCTACCTCGGAATGGAGTTACATGGTTCAGAAAGGCTTGGCCGAAGAGACGCCAGTTCACGTCGTCGCCGGGGAAGGGTACGGACCGACGGTCATGGTCGTCGGCGGGATGCACGGCGACGAACCAGCCGGATACAATTCGGCGGCGAGAATCGCCCGGTGGAACATCAAGAGCGGCAGACTGATGGTGATTCCGGAGGCCTGCAAACCTGCTGTTCGGAAGGGAAATCGGTTATCCGACCGCAGCGGAGACGGTAACTTACAAGATTTGAACCGGGAGTTCCCCGCTGGTAAAACCCCGTGGTCACCGCTCGCACGAGGGATATGGAATGTCGTGGCCGACAAGGACATCGACTTCCTGCTGGACCTCCACAGTTCGAGTGGTCTGTACAAGTGGGGTAACGGAGGCGGCGTGGGCCAGGGCATCTTCGCGACGAACGCAGGCGAGGCAGACCAGGTCCGACGCCGCCTTCAGTCGTACCTCAACGATGGCTTCATCGATAACGACACATACAAGTTCACGGGAGCGACGGCCGGTGAAGACGGCTCGAAACGTATGCTCAAGCACAAGGTCGGTGCGGACCTCAACACGCCGGCCATACTCTTCGAGACGTACCGCGGCCTCAGTGACGAGCGCCAGGAGACCCTGACGACGTCGGCCGTCTACAACGTTTGCCGACGGAAAGGGATGTTTGACAAGTAG
- a CDS encoding outer membrane protein assembly factor BamB family protein, giving the protein MTLFNETVYVGTDRLHARSAATGEERWNASLHDGSIQSVPITEEPVAEDHAVFAYSDGRLVGFAPDGEKTWEGSVSGEVSSYIVDESVFVATNEGIYALDRQEDP; this is encoded by the coding sequence GTGACCCTCTTCAACGAGACTGTATACGTCGGCACCGACCGACTCCATGCCCGTAGCGCAGCGACCGGCGAGGAACGCTGGAACGCATCGCTCCATGACGGTTCGATCCAGTCGGTGCCCATCACCGAAGAGCCTGTCGCGGAAGATCACGCCGTCTTCGCCTACTCCGATGGTCGTCTCGTCGGCTTTGCACCGGATGGCGAGAAGACGTGGGAGGGATCGGTCTCGGGTGAGGTCAGCAGCTATATCGTAGACGAATCCGTGTTCGTAGCGACGAACGAGGGGATCTACGCACTGGATCGACAGGAGGACCCATAG